The stretch of DNA CATGCGCCTTCTGGGATCTGCTGAAAATTTTATAAAAATCGGTACCAACGGCGCCATAAAAGGTATTTTAAAAAAATTAAGAAAGATAAAACCCTCTTCAGAAGCAGGTTTCTAATTAAATAATATGTTCTTTTAAAGGCGAACACACAATACAATTTTTCCAAACAAACACTAAAAACAAAAATAACATCAATATTTAATAAAAATATCAATAATACATTGTTAATATTTCAAGTATTTTTATTAATTTAGTAAAACAATAAAAAAAATAAGTTTTAAAAATATTTGAAAAACACCTTGATATCGAAAGTTTAAATCATACCAAATAAATTCTCTTCATTTTTTAAATTCATTATTACACCCACAATTTTGTGGGTGTTTTTTATCCTTATCACCCTTACCTATCACAAAAACAGCAGGTTATTAAAAATAACTCTCTTTATATGTGAATAATATGAATATTTTTTATTATTTTAGTAATTCATTAAAACTAAATACTTTATACTATGAAAAACTTAAAAAAGCTTAATCGAAAAGAGCAAAAAGAAATCAAAGGAAGTGGCATCAGAAGATGTACTAATAATTCACAGTGTTTTGGAGGATGGTGTTGTAATAATGTATGTGTAGTTTATGCATGTATGGAAAATTAGTACTCTCAATTTTTTCAAAAGCAGAATACTATGAAAAATCTTAAAAAGCTTAACAGACAACAACAAAAATCAATTGACGGAGCCGGTCCTATTACAAAATGCAGAAATTCATCGCAATGCGGATATGGAGAGTGTTGTACCGGAGGAATGTGCCTCCCTTCTCCAGTTCAGGAGTGCGAACCTCTTGAATAATCATGTGTAGTATATAAAAAATCAGGATTACTGTAATATTTAAAAGTTTAATTAAGACATCCGTTTCTACGGATGTTTTTTTATGATTATACATATGTTAATTAACACTCAGGAGAGGTGTAAAACTTTAATTAATCCTTAATTTTGCTCCATCATTGGTCAATTTTAAAAATTTGAATTATTTTTGCATATCCAAAAATCTTATGCTTTGAA from Chryseobacterium piperi encodes:
- a CDS encoding bacteriocin-like protein, translating into MKNLKKLNRKEQKEIKGSGIRRCTNNSQCFGGWCCNNVCVVYACMEN
- a CDS encoding bacteriocin-like protein — translated: MKNLKKLNRQQQKSIDGAGPITKCRNSSQCGYGECCTGGMCLPSPVQECEPLE